The Panicum virgatum strain AP13 chromosome 5K, P.virgatum_v5, whole genome shotgun sequence genome has a window encoding:
- the LOC120710743 gene encoding glyceraldehyde-3-phosphate dehydrogenase 3, cytosolic-like produces the protein MAKIKIGINGFGRIGRLVARVALQSDDVELVAVNDPFITTDYMTYMFKYDSVHGQWKHHEVKVKDSKTLLFGEKEVAVFGCRNPEEIPWGAASAEYVVESTGVFTDQDKAATHLKGGAKKVVISAPSKDAPMFVVGVNEKEYKSDINIVSNASCTTNCLAPLAKVINDKFGIVEGLMTTVHAITATQKTVDGPSAKDWRGGRAASFNIIPSSTGAAKAVGKVLPALNGKLTGMAFRVPTVDVSVVDLTVRLEKSATYDEIKAAIKAEAEGNLKGILGYVEEDLVSTDFQGDNRSSIFDAKAGIALNGNFVKLVSWYDNEWGYSSRVIDLVRHMHNTN, from the exons ATGG CAAAGATCAAGATCGGGATCAACG GGTTCGGTAGGATTGGCAGGCTTGTGGCCAGGGTTGCGCTGCAGAGCGACGATGTCGAGCTCGTTGCCGTCAATGACCCCTTCATCACCACCGACTACATG ACCTACATGTTCAAGTATGATAGTGTACACGGACAATGGAAGCACCATGAGGTCAAGGTCAAGGACTCCAAGACCCTTCTCTTTGGTGAGAAGGAGGTTGCTGTGTTTGGCTGCAG GAACCCTGAGGAGATCCCATGGGGTGCAGCTAGTGCTGAGTATGTTGTTGAGTCTACTGGTGTTTTCACTGACCAGGATAAGGCTGCGACTCACTTGAAG GGTGGTGCCAAGAAGGTCGTCATTTCTGCTCCTAGCAAGGATGCCCCCATGTTTGTTGTTGGTGTCAATGAGAAGGAATACAAGTCTGACATTAACATTGTCTCCAATGCTAGTTGCACCACCAACTGCCTTGCTCCTCTTGCTAAG GTCATCAATGACAAGTTTGGCATTGTTGAGGGTCTGATGACCACCGTTCATGCCATCACTG CCACCCAGAAGACTGTTGATGGGCCCTCAGCTAAGGACTGGAGGGGTGGAAGGGCTGCTAGCTTCAACATCATTCCCAGCAGCACTGGAGCTGCTAAG GCCGTTGGCAAGGTGCTTCCTGCCCTCAATGGAAAGCTGACAGGAATGGCTTTCCGTGTCCCCACTGTTGATGTTTCTGTTGTTGATCTGACCGTTAGACTCGAGAAGTCTGCTACCTATGATGAGATCAAGGCTGCGATCAA GGCTGAGGCCGAGGGTAACCTCAAGGGCATTTTGGGTTATGTTGAGGAGGACCTTGTTTCCACTGACTTCCAGGGTGACAATAG GTCCAGCATCTTCGATGCTAAGGCTGGTATTGCTTTGAATGGCAACTTTGTTAAGCTCGTGTCTTGGTATGACAACGAGTGGGGATATAG CTCCCGTGTGATTGACCTGGTCCGCCACATGCACAACACCAACTAG